In bacterium, the sequence TAACACCAGCTCCAGATAAATGGGTCAGTATGCCACCCAGTATAGTACCTATTTTTCTTAAACTGGATATATTGGGTGCATTAAAGTGGGGATTCTTTTCGGTTATTTTAACCGTGTTTGTAATGGACTTTGTGGATACTCTGGGGACACTAATCGGGGTGTCATACAAAGCCGGTTTTTTAGATAAGAATGGGAACCTGCCAGAGATTGAAAAACCGATGTTATGCGATTCTTTAGCAACAGTTGTTGGTGCTTTACTAGGCACAACTACAACAGGCACATATATTGAGTCAGCAGCAGGAATTGAATCAGGGGGCAGGTCTGGGTTAACCTCTGTAGTAACAGCATTTTTATTTCTGTTGGCGCTGTTTTTTAGCCCTTTCTTTAGAATAGTTCCTTCATGTGCTTATGGCCCAGCTTTGATCATTGTTGGCATGCTTATGCTTTCTCCAATTGCCAAGGTAAAATTTAATGATTTTACTGAGGTCATTCCTGTTTTTTCTGTTATTATTTTGATGAGTTTTACATATAATTTGGGTATTGGGATGACTGCCGGCTTTGTGATTTATCCTCTTATGAAGGCATTGTCGGGAAGATTCAGAGAAGTTCCTCTTGGGTTGTGGATATTAGGGGTATTATCCCTTGTTTTCTTTGTTTTCTATCCATATTAAATATAAAATACGCTCTCAACTGACAAAAAACAAAAGGAGAAAACACAGTGAAACTAGATTTAAATAACTGGTACAAAGTCTTAGCACCCAGACCTACAGTATTAGTAGCAACGGTTAATGAGAAGGGGATTTCAAATGCTGCACCGTTTAGTTTTGTCATGCCAGTCTCAATGAAGCCGGCTTTAGTTGCCTTTAGCTCTGCACATAAACGGCATACATTGGCTAATATCCGTCTAGTCAGAGATTTTACAATCAATATCCCTGGGAAAGAACTGCTGAATCAGGTCTGGAAGTGTGCGGAGAGTCTTTCTGAAGGAGTAAGTGAAATAAAAGAGTCTAACTTGACAGAAGTTAAGCTGGACGGAATAAAATCTCCTGGAATAAAAGAGTGCTATGCAATATTTAGCTGTAAACTTTTTAAAGAAATTTCAGCTGGTGACCATGTACTGGTAATCGGAGAAGTAATCGGAGCAGAGATAAGGGCAGATGTCTTTGAAAACAAAAAGTTCGATTCCCATGCAGCAAGTCCACTCATGCATATCGGAGCAGATGAATTTTCACTGCCCGGAGAAAAACTCATAGCTGGATAAAGCTCATACGGAAATCTTGCCATTTAAATTAAAGCATGTAT encodes:
- a CDS encoding NCS2 family permease; protein product: MKTFFKLDELGTNVRQEVIAGVTTFATMAYIIIVNPKILEAAGMPFGASMTATILSAFFGTLLMGIYAKRPFAIAPYMGENAFIAFTVVKVLGYSWQTALGAIFIGGVLFTLLTIFKIRSWLANSIPEGLKIAFVVGIGLFLTFIGLNETGIIKLGVPGAPVCVGNFKNVPVLLSILGFLLIGFLMIKRIKGAILFGILAITFLAFCMGVTPAPDKWVSMPPSIVPIFLKLDILGALKWGFFSVILTVFVMDFVDTLGTLIGVSYKAGFLDKNGNLPEIEKPMLCDSLATVVGALLGTTTTGTYIESAAGIESGGRSGLTSVVTAFLFLLALFFSPFFRIVPSCAYGPALIIVGMLMLSPIAKVKFNDFTEVIPVFSVIILMSFTYNLGIGMTAGFVIYPLMKALSGRFREVPLGLWILGVLSLVFFVFYPY
- a CDS encoding flavin reductase family protein yields the protein MKLDLNNWYKVLAPRPTVLVATVNEKGISNAAPFSFVMPVSMKPALVAFSSAHKRHTLANIRLVRDFTINIPGKELLNQVWKCAESLSEGVSEIKESNLTEVKLDGIKSPGIKECYAIFSCKLFKEISAGDHVLVIGEVIGAEIRADVFENKKFDSHAASPLMHIGADEFSLPGEKLIAG